A region of the Deltaproteobacteria bacterium genome:
CTGCTTAGCCAGTTCGAGCGCTTCAATCTTGAACTCGGTCGTGTGTCGTTTGCGTTGCATCTATTTCCCCTTCGGACGTGTGGTTATACCACACTATTTGGTGTCCGGAAAATCGGGGGAGGATCAGACGATCAACGAAATGTGATGACGTGGTCCTTGGTAATACTCCAAGTTCATGGGAATCTCAGATTCCGAGTCCATTTGTATGGCGGTTGACGAGCACCCGAGTCTTGTTGAGTGGTTTCCGTCATTGTTAACATTCACCCGGTACTCTCCGTCTTTGTCGCGAAAGCTCATTACCGCGCCGTCGTCCGATAGTATTGCAAATTCATAGATTCCGGGCTTTTGATCGGGAGCGAGTTTTAGAATCGATTTGAATCGTAGTGCGAAGTTTTCGATCAAAGTGCTTCCATCGTCTGACTTCACGGCTTCGCCTGTTTCGCTTGCGAATCCGAGATCGAAAATGCGCGTCGGTACATTCAGCTGAGAAAAGAAAAGGCTGCGATCGGACTTCTGACCTTTTTCGATAACTTTACCGACCGAGGACTGTGCTGGGGTTCCTTTGTTCAGCCACCATAGATCGGCCTTAAGGCCCTGATTGGAACGTGGATCAGGTGTGTCGCCAAATGGATCACACACAGTTTTTGTGACGGGGTATTTGTTTACATCAAATGTTGAAAGCATTTGACCAGTGGTTGGATCGGCTTCCGTCGCTGGGAAAATTTCCGGTGCGATTTCGCTTTGACCCATATTTTGGGGTGTGCAAGCCACTGCCAACGAAGTCATCGCAGTTAAAAGTAAGACTCGGGTCTTTAGAGCTCGCATGAAGGCCTCCGTGTGCATTTAAAGATCATAAAGACATATTTGAAATTTCGGAGTTACCAAACCTTCGACAATTTCGACAGATTGTGATGGGAACGTCATAATCTTCAGTTCGGTATAGAAACTGATTGCTACATCGACGGTTTACGAAACATTCGAAACAAAGATCACAAATTCGAGTTTAGTTTTGAGACAGTAGAATCTCGTATTGAAGATTTGCTTGAATCGCGAAAGACGATTAAGTTTTTCGCATGTCAAAGATCGTCTATCGTGCCGCGACTGAAGAAGATGTCCCTCAGCTGGTCAATCTCAGAGTTCTTATGCAGTGTGAAGTGAATGGATTTGATCATTCCGCGGTCGAATCGGAGTTTTCGGACGAAGTGGAAATTTACTTTGCGCGAAGTCTACGTGATAAAACCTATTTTAGCGCCGTGGCCGACCTCGATGGCGAGCTGGTCGCTACAAATGGATTAGTTATTTATAGAAAACCGCCCTCGTTGACTGGTCCTAGTGGAATCGCCGGATACGTTACGAACGTCTACACAAAGCCGGGCTATCGAGGTCAGGGAATTGCCGGGAAATTGCTCGATATGTTGATTGAGTTTGCCAAGAATTCTAATGTCGCGAAACTTCACCTTGGCGCGACAAAGTCTGGCAAAAAGGTTTACGAAAAAGCCGGTTTTAAACCGGTAGAATTTGAAGCCTTAGAATTGCGAATGAAAACTAACTCGAGAAAGTAGACTCGAGCCTGCAATGCCTACGTTAGAACAGCAGGCAGGCTGAAAGGGAATTCCCAAGCTGGGTTTTTGAATATTAACCGTGTTTCAACTGGGCGCTTGTTTTGCCAAAGCGCCTCTCGGTTCTCGCGAACTGTTCGAGATGCCGGTCCAGATCATGGCAGCTAAAATCAGGCCACAGCTTTTCCTCAAAGTGAATTTCGGAACAAGCCGCTTGCCATAGGAAAAAGTTAGATAGTCGGGTTTCGCCGCCAGTGCGGACAATGAGGTCAGGATTCTTGGTAGTCCCAGTCAAAAGTGCTTTTTGCAGATCCGTCTCGGTCACATCGGACAAATCCGCTTTCTCATTTGAAAGGCGCCGCACCGCCTGAAGGATGTCGAACTGGCCAGAATAGTTCAGCGCGATCATGGCTTCCATGCCACTATTGTTAGCGGTCTCGCACTCGGAATTCTCGATTTCTTTTTTTACAGAGGTGGGAATTTCCTCTCGATCTCCAATGATACGAAGTTTAATTTCAAACTCACGGAAGAAATCAGACTTTTCCCTTAATGATTTCGCCATAAGCTGCATGAGCATGTTCACTTCGTTAGGCGGCCGTTGCCAGTTGTCCTTGGAAAATGCGAATAAACTTATAGTCGGTATGCCGATGTTTGCCGCATGACGAATAATATCGAATGTGACCTGTGCGCCGACGAGATGGCCTTTTGCGCGTAGCTGATTTCGCTGTGTGGCCCATCGGCCGTTTCCGTCCATGATAATTGCGAGATGCTGAACTGTGCTCATTTGATTCCTCCAGAACCAGGATCGCAAGGCAATGTGAAAAAACCGTGAATTGAATATGTGTTTTTAGGGAAAGTGGGACCGGTTCCAGATCTAAAGCTAGCGGCCGACGGGATTACTGAAAGTCAGCCCAGATTTCTTTGCTCTAGTCATATTGAGACAATTTTGTGTATCGAAATGCAATCGCTCAAGACTTATCGCCGGTTTGTCGATAGTCCCACAACTTGAAAGGTCATTATGATGAAGTTTCTCTGGCATTTATTATTCATTTTTTGTTTGGTCTCAACCTCTTCCTATTCGTTTTCAGCTCAAAGAATGGCTGAAATTATTAAGCAAAAGAATTGGGATAAGTGTGAGACAAATGAAAACTGTGGTTCTATCGGCGAACGTGATCAGTGCTCAGTGGTGCCTCTGGCATCCCGGTATTCAGCGGAAGCCTACGAAGAATTAAAGAAAGACTGGAAGCCGCGTTGCTTCGGTCCGGCTCGAAAATGCTTGCCAAAATGCAGTCAAAATAAATGCGTTTGTGTAGATGGAGGCAAGGCTCCAGACTGACTCTTCCTTTATCCGTTGAAGGTTGGCTATCCATTGCGGTTTGGCGTGCAAAGAAACTGGGTCCAGCCTGGCCTTACGACCAGCATAGTTCTAACCTTCGCCGATATTCACGTTTTTGCGAGGGGAAATCCAGTTTGATTCAGGTCCATTGGCACATTCAATAAAGTAGCGCGAGAAGCTCTTAATTGTCTTACGCGACCTATGTAAAGTTTGGGTAAGCGTGGGGAAGCGATGTTTAAGACTTTAATAGTTTCTATTTTCTTATTTTGGACTTTTGCGGCAGGTGCGCAATCACAAAATGAAATCACTTACAAAGATCAGCTCGGAGACTCATGGCACCGATGGGTGATCGTCGAGAGTCAAGAAAACCAAGATCTCCTACTTGTTGTCGAAGTCCCCGTTAGAGCTATGGATGACGCGTCGACGTCGCAGGTCGTTGTGGAGCGAAAGCTTTTCTCTCGATTGAATCGATCAGAACTAACCGAAAGAGCTCGCTACTTTTCAGAACTAAAAGATCTGGAGCACCGAGATATCAGTTTCTACAAGAACAGAAAAAGTCTTCAAACTAAATCGGCAAAACCTCTTTGGAATGTAAGCAAATCGAATTGGACATTGCAGGATGAGAAGGATTTTTCCACTTGGTACTCGGCGAACGTTAAAGAAGATTACTTTTTAGGCGAAGGGATACCGTTTGATTGTGCCGACTTCGCACTTCTTTTGCGTTGGGCCTACGCGCATGATCACGGACTGCCGGTGGCCAATTCGCTCTCAGGATCAGGAAAAGTTTTTGGTCACTTTAGCGGCCGCAAAGACTGGGATAATCTACCGACGAACTCTAGCTGGAGAAAGAACGAGCGTTTCAAAGCAGCTGTTCGATATTTGCTTTCGTCGACCTACACCAAGTCTGTTTTAAATGACCTCTATCCCGTGCAACTTGATCGCGATTTTATTTCGCCGGGCACGGTACACTTAAATATTAGTCCTGGAAATCACCATGCTCAAGTTATCAACCAGGTTGGGGTTCAGAAGTATTGTGAACCAAGCGAATGCGTAACAGTTCTCTATGGAAATCTGCCGGCCCGTGAAGTTGCCTTTTTAGACGTGCCGCGGTTTTACAATTTAAAACGTGGCGAAGGCGGTTTTTTAAGGTGGCGATGGCCAGAGTTCGTAGGTGGAAAGTGGACGCTTAAGCATGGCCGTCAGATGGCCGGATTTTCATTGGAACAATTTGAATTTCCAGATCTTGATCGACAGGAGTTTGAAGACTTTCTTATCAAGAAGCTCGGACTTTTCATCGCTCCTGTAGATCGTGCACGATCAATGGCGTATGCAATGGTAGGATCGCTTTATTACCGAATCGACACGACGCTGCTCGGCTACCTTAATTGCAATCTTCAGTACTGTGATCCGAAAGGTACGATGTATGACGATCTATCCACGCCAAGTAAAGATCGTCGGTTCCGAGAGAGACGCGACGAATTCTTGGCTCTGGTTGCCGAAATTCCCGCGTCGGATCCAAACCTGATAAATTTGATAGACGAGCTAAAATATCCGCTTTTTTACGGCGGCAAATATTTGGTGTACAACTATTTGTTTAACGTAGATGGGATATCGGACGTGATGTCGTCAGACCCATCGGTTTCGTTTCTAAAACGGTGGGGAATTCCCGAAGATTCAAATACGTTCGTGAGCTTTGCTTCGCAGCTGTTTTCGAGTATCTGGTGGATGCGATACCAATTAGTTGCGCAAGCGCTGGCGGCGTGTCGCCCTGACCAAACGCCCCTTCGCTGCAATCCTAATTCTGCCGAGATCAAACAACTAGCGACCCATCGTCTTGATAAAGGTCTGACGCTTTTTAAACGAGAGCTCGATCAACACTCATTGGCTGCGGACCAGTCGGTTCTTGGGCCAGCAAGAGAGCTTTCGAAAAAGTCGCCCACAACGGAGCACTGTCCTTGGGGCCCCGATGGATACTGCACCAATTTCGATTACTTGTTCGATGGAAAAACATATATCGATGACCTGTCATCGGAACCCACAGATATCGCCAGACGCCGCTATGGTTTCAAATGATTCTTCGGGCGATGGCAAGTCGCGAAATGCCTTCCATTTGTTGATCATGCGGAGGCGGCGTTTGTGCCGAACGCTGCCGAGACCTGTTTAAATAATCATTTTTGGGGCACGAGCTAAACATAGCTAGGTGGATTGATCAATGGATACTCACCGACTGAAAAGTGACCTTTATTCCAACTTAAAAGGGCTTTTATAG
Encoded here:
- a CDS encoding GNAT family N-acetyltransferase, with the protein product MSKIVYRAATEEDVPQLVNLRVLMQCEVNGFDHSAVESEFSDEVEIYFARSLRDKTYFSAVADLDGELVATNGLVIYRKPPSLTGPSGIAGYVTNVYTKPGYRGQGIAGKLLDMLIEFAKNSNVAKLHLGATKSGKKVYEKAGFKPVEFEALELRMKTNSRK
- the uppS gene encoding di-trans,poly-cis-decaprenylcistransferase, producing the protein MSTVQHLAIIMDGNGRWATQRNQLRAKGHLVGAQVTFDIIRHAANIGIPTISLFAFSKDNWQRPPNEVNMLMQLMAKSLREKSDFFREFEIKLRIIGDREEIPTSVKKEIENSECETANNSGMEAMIALNYSGQFDILQAVRRLSNEKADLSDVTETDLQKALLTGTTKNPDLIVRTGGETRLSNFFLWQAACSEIHFEEKLWPDFSCHDLDRHLEQFARTERRFGKTSAQLKHG